A portion of the Chlamydia avium 10DC88 genome contains these proteins:
- the dsbH gene encoding disulfide reductase DsbH, with product MKHILQGSLIVFCLLSTLPCFGERRCSQTHASNYLVKATSLKWLTYQEAIEQSEKDKKTIALFFTGSDWCIWCKKMEDQILRSPEFIRFASQNLYMVEIDFPQSKQQSESVKQENQFLKNKYQVRGFPTLVFIDSQGNEQAQMGFEYGGGENFVNKIKMKLNKK from the coding sequence ATGAAGCACATATTACAAGGCAGTCTAATAGTATTTTGCTTGTTATCTACTCTCCCATGTTTTGGGGAGAGAAGATGTTCTCAAACGCATGCATCAAACTATCTAGTAAAAGCAACAAGCCTCAAGTGGTTAACTTATCAAGAAGCTATAGAGCAATCAGAGAAAGACAAAAAAACAATTGCATTATTTTTCACTGGTTCCGATTGGTGCATTTGGTGTAAGAAAATGGAAGATCAAATTTTACGTTCTCCAGAATTTATTCGATTTGCTTCTCAGAATTTGTATATGGTGGAGATCGATTTTCCTCAGTCAAAGCAACAATCAGAGAGTGTGAAACAGGAAAACCAATTCTTAAAGAATAAGTATCAAGTCCGTGGATTCCCAACATTAGTATTTATTGATAGTCAAGGTAATGAGCAGGCCCAAATGGGATTTGAGTACGGTGGTGGTGAGAATTTTGTTAATAAAATAAAGATGAAATTGAATAAGAAATAG